Proteins co-encoded in one Cytophaga hutchinsonii ATCC 33406 genomic window:
- a CDS encoding DUF3078 domain-containing protein, translating to MKKYLVCLVILLSIQQGFAQTEPTGADTTITNNTSVLVGVDTLWRTTATFGINFTNVGLNNWAGGGQNALSFTGVFLGTNEYHKERVHWSNLIDIAYGFQRLGSNSSPFRKSDDRIYVQTKFAYEQTQKLRYAALVDFRSQFAEGFNYYDDVKKDSAVKISNFLAPAYVTGSLGIEYLPFKSTSILFSPVSAKYTIVNDRTLSDSGAYGVERGKIIRKEYGVSFMLKYKADIMKNVTFATQLYLFDNYKNLNVDVFWDCFLYLKVNKFLTTTFTTSLIYDDDINITRDNGSVGPAIQFKNVLAVGLSYRINGYGIR from the coding sequence ATGAAAAAATATTTAGTTTGCCTGGTTATTTTATTATCCATTCAGCAAGGATTTGCACAAACAGAACCTACAGGTGCGGATACTACAATCACAAATAATACCTCTGTACTTGTCGGAGTCGATACGCTGTGGCGTACTACCGCAACATTTGGTATTAACTTTACAAATGTAGGCTTAAATAACTGGGCCGGCGGTGGGCAAAATGCACTGTCTTTTACCGGTGTATTTCTTGGTACAAATGAATACCACAAAGAACGCGTGCACTGGAGTAACCTTATTGACATCGCATATGGTTTTCAACGCCTGGGGTCTAATTCCTCTCCATTTAGAAAAAGTGATGACCGTATTTATGTACAAACAAAATTTGCATACGAGCAGACACAAAAATTACGCTATGCAGCACTAGTTGATTTCAGATCCCAATTCGCTGAAGGCTTTAACTATTACGATGATGTTAAAAAAGATTCAGCAGTAAAGATATCAAACTTCCTGGCACCGGCTTATGTTACGGGATCATTGGGTATTGAATACCTGCCATTTAAAAGTACAAGTATACTTTTCTCACCTGTATCAGCTAAGTATACCATTGTGAATGACCGCACACTTTCAGACAGCGGTGCATATGGTGTTGAAAGAGGCAAAATAATAAGAAAAGAATATGGGGTTTCATTCATGCTTAAATACAAAGCTGATATCATGAAGAATGTAACATTTGCAACGCAGCTGTATTTATTTGACAATTACAAGAATTTAAATGTGGATGTGTTCTGGGATTGCTTCTTATACCTGAAAGTTAATAAATTCTTAACAACAACATTTACAACGAGTCTTATTTACGACGATGATATAAATATAACACGTGATAATGGCTCTGTAGGACCGGCGATACAATTCAAAAATGTGCTTGCTGTTGGATTATCTTATAGAATAAATGGCTACGGCATTCGTTAA
- a CDS encoding ABC transporter permease, whose translation MKTKLITSMNWIGLGFLEPVIRLLSGEEPLKNLTEVGKNLFLPLASVLAFIVLWEAGAHKLYSIEADRKVQKVLTEQGKDAAVQMRKCIDSGEKECKPNSLPSPSQVYAACLSLLADHRMIAQDKKSFTDKTAKVNAMRAKAGQSEIRYTGRPSFVDQIGTSLKTVFAGVLLSMFIAIPIGILLGLSETLRTSINWLIQILKPVSPVVWLLLVSMVIKTLLTDSTMDKSFLISFISVGLCGMWATLVNTSMGVASVDKDYINVSKVLRLNVWKNIYKIVLPSSFPLIFTGIRITVSVSWMVLIAIELLAQSPGLGSFVWEQFQNGANDSNAKILVAMFVIGGIGFLLDKIMMTLQKLLTF comes from the coding sequence ATGAAAACCAAACTGATTACATCCATGAACTGGATCGGCCTTGGCTTTTTAGAGCCGGTTATCCGATTGTTAAGCGGAGAGGAACCGCTTAAAAATTTAACAGAAGTAGGAAAGAATTTGTTTTTGCCGCTGGCTTCTGTTTTAGCATTTATAGTATTGTGGGAAGCCGGAGCGCATAAGTTATACAGCATAGAAGCAGATCGTAAGGTGCAGAAAGTCTTGACTGAGCAGGGAAAAGATGCTGCCGTTCAAATGCGGAAATGCATAGATTCCGGAGAAAAAGAATGCAAGCCAAACTCACTGCCTTCACCAAGTCAGGTGTATGCAGCCTGCTTATCTTTATTGGCCGATCACAGAATGATTGCACAGGATAAAAAATCATTTACCGATAAAACGGCAAAGGTAAATGCCATGCGTGCAAAAGCAGGGCAAAGTGAGATACGTTATACCGGTAGGCCTTCCTTCGTAGATCAGATAGGCACAAGTTTAAAGACGGTGTTTGCAGGTGTATTGTTATCGATGTTCATTGCTATTCCGATTGGTATTTTATTGGGTTTAAGTGAAACACTGAGAACTTCAATCAATTGGCTTATCCAGATTTTAAAGCCCGTATCGCCGGTCGTGTGGCTGTTATTGGTTTCAATGGTTATTAAAACATTACTGACAGATTCAACCATGGATAAGTCGTTTCTTATTTCTTTTATAAGTGTCGGCTTATGCGGAATGTGGGCTACACTTGTAAATACGAGTATGGGGGTGGCATCGGTAGATAAAGATTACATAAATGTTTCTAAAGTACTTCGCTTAAATGTATGGAAGAATATTTATAAGATTGTGTTGCCTTCGTCTTTCCCATTAATATTCACAGGTATCCGTATTACTGTTTCTGTTTCATGGATGGTGTTGATCGCTATTGAACTGTTGGCGCAAAGTCCCGGCCTTGGCTCATTTGTATGGGAACAGTTTCAGAACGGGGCGAACGATTCAAATGCAAAAATTCTGGTAGCCATGTTTGTGATTGGCGGCATTGGCTTTTTACTGGATAAAATCATGATGACGCTACAGAAATTATTAACGTTCTGA
- a CDS encoding Smr/MutS family protein: MKIGDKVRLVHGKESGIITRVIDALQIEVEIEDGFRIPVAKREVTVISTEEGLLTGRTSAPEPDQTAAVKTLDGNIQIAFQAFNDRTHRVFLINQRNCPVLFSCFKKTKQHTLLIQSGKLESNGILSLDEWNTSEFSSWPNLLFQFIYLLPSIEKMIQPYSAEVIVKAEKFYKNKKHHPLLKGEANTWAIDSDLKLDSKEIETLTSVLNNPSTAAGLLAFDEPEAEVDLHIEKLDAEWESLTPMQIMHIQTSTFEKKLDQAIACGMDEITFIHGVGNNVLKNELHKRLSKNKRIDFFKDAKKERFGYGATLVKLK; this comes from the coding sequence ATGAAAATTGGTGATAAAGTTCGGCTTGTACACGGCAAAGAATCCGGTATTATAACACGTGTGATTGATGCGCTGCAAATTGAAGTTGAAATTGAAGATGGTTTCCGGATACCCGTAGCTAAAAGAGAAGTAACCGTTATTTCTACGGAAGAAGGTTTGCTAACAGGCAGAACGTCTGCTCCGGAACCCGACCAGACGGCTGCTGTTAAAACACTGGACGGGAATATACAGATCGCTTTTCAGGCTTTTAATGACCGCACACACAGAGTGTTTCTGATCAATCAGCGCAACTGCCCGGTATTGTTCAGCTGTTTCAAAAAAACCAAACAACATACTTTGCTTATTCAATCCGGTAAATTAGAAAGCAATGGTATACTGAGCCTGGATGAATGGAACACGAGTGAATTTTCCAGCTGGCCAAATCTGCTTTTTCAATTTATCTATCTGTTGCCAAGCATTGAAAAAATGATCCAGCCCTACTCTGCTGAAGTTATTGTTAAGGCTGAAAAATTTTATAAAAACAAAAAACATCATCCTTTATTAAAAGGTGAAGCTAATACCTGGGCAATCGACAGCGATCTGAAACTGGATTCAAAGGAAATAGAAACGTTGACTTCCGTATTGAATAATCCTTCAACAGCAGCCGGCCTGCTGGCTTTTGATGAACCGGAAGCTGAAGTTGACCTGCATATTGAAAAGCTGGATGCGGAGTGGGAATCACTGACACCGATGCAGATCATGCACATACAAACCAGTACGTTTGAAAAGAAACTGGACCAGGCCATTGCCTGCGGTATGGATGAAATTACGTTTATTCATGGCGTTGGCAACAATGTTTTGAAAAACGAACTGCATAAACGCTTAAGCAAAAACAAACGTATTGACTTTTTCAAAGATGCGAAGAAAGAACGTTTTGGCTATGGGGCAACGTTGGTAAAACTGAAGTAA
- a CDS encoding ABC transporter ATP-binding protein — MTAVPEINTHVEPINPADVMLDIQHLKKVYPTPKGDFTVLQDFNLQVKKEEFISIIGHSGCGKSTILSMIAGLNELTEGNIILNGRKITEAGPDRGVIFQSPSLMPWMTALENVMLGVNQVFSHISKSERTDIAKYYLAKVGLEDSFNKKASELSQGMKQRVGIARAFALKPKMLLLDEPFGMLDSLTRGELQDVLVDVWTKEKITAIMITHDVDEAILLSDRVVMMTSGPFAKVGDIMGVGMERPRNRRTLIEHPEFYDYRAYLIDFLEH, encoded by the coding sequence GTGACAGCAGTACCTGAAATAAATACACATGTTGAACCCATTAATCCTGCAGATGTAATGCTGGATATTCAACACCTGAAAAAAGTATATCCCACACCTAAAGGAGATTTTACCGTATTGCAGGATTTTAATCTTCAGGTTAAGAAAGAAGAATTTATTTCCATCATTGGTCATTCCGGCTGTGGAAAGTCTACCATTCTTTCTATGATTGCTGGTTTAAATGAACTTACAGAAGGCAACATTATTCTGAATGGCAGAAAGATCACCGAAGCGGGGCCGGATAGAGGAGTGATCTTTCAATCACCAAGTCTGATGCCGTGGATGACTGCTTTAGAAAATGTTATGTTAGGTGTGAACCAGGTTTTTTCGCATATCTCAAAAAGCGAAAGAACAGATATTGCAAAATATTATTTAGCGAAAGTCGGTTTGGAAGATTCGTTTAATAAAAAAGCCAGTGAGCTTTCACAAGGTATGAAGCAGCGTGTGGGTATTGCCCGTGCATTTGCTTTAAAACCAAAGATGCTGTTGCTGGATGAACCCTTTGGTATGCTCGATTCGTTAACAAGAGGGGAGCTGCAGGATGTACTTGTAGATGTATGGACGAAAGAAAAGATTACGGCAATCATGATTACACACGACGTAGATGAGGCTATTCTGTTATCCGATAGGGTGGTGATGATGACCAGCGGACCCTTCGCAAAAGTAGGAGATATAATGGGCGTGGGAATGGAACGGCCACGGAATAGAAGAACACTGATCGAACATCCGGAATTTTATGATTACAGAGCTTATTTGATCGATTTTTTAGAACATTAA
- a CDS encoding sigma-54-dependent transcriptional regulator produces the protein MPKILIIDDERSIRSTLTEILEYEKYTVEEAKDGEEGLKMILENDYDVVLCDIKMPKMDGMEVLEKVYTSGKDIPFIMISAHGSIETAIDATRKGAYDFITKPPDLNRLLVSVRNAMDRSNLVTETKTLKKKVNKSYQIIGKSKEIEHIFKTIEKVAPTDARVMITGPNGAGKELVARAIHTQSKRANELLIEVNCAAIPSELIESELFGHEKGSFTSAIKQRIGKFEQASGGTLFLDEIGDMSLSAQAKVLRALQENTITRVGGEKEIKVDVRILAATNKNLQKEIAEGRFREDLFHRINVIPIEVPALKDRADDIPLLIEHFLAIVADDYGTTPKKIDAKAVAELKSLPWTGNIRELKNVVERLVIMSDKTITLEDVKTYVK, from the coding sequence ATGCCTAAAATTTTAATCATCGACGACGAACGCAGTATCCGCAGTACGTTAACAGAAATTCTTGAGTACGAAAAATACACGGTTGAAGAAGCCAAAGATGGTGAAGAAGGATTAAAAATGATTTTAGAAAACGATTATGATGTCGTTTTATGTGATATAAAAATGCCGAAAATGGATGGCATGGAAGTTCTTGAAAAAGTATATACTTCCGGTAAAGACATCCCTTTCATTATGATCTCCGCACACGGCTCTATTGAAACAGCCATTGATGCTACACGAAAAGGCGCGTATGATTTTATTACCAAACCACCAGATCTGAACCGTTTGCTGGTTAGCGTGCGCAACGCTATGGACCGTTCTAATTTAGTAACGGAAACAAAAACACTTAAAAAGAAAGTTAATAAATCGTACCAGATCATCGGCAAATCCAAAGAGATCGAACACATCTTTAAAACGATTGAAAAGGTTGCCCCTACAGACGCACGTGTAATGATTACCGGACCAAACGGTGCAGGTAAAGAACTTGTAGCGCGTGCCATACATACACAGAGCAAACGTGCCAACGAATTGCTTATTGAGGTTAACTGTGCAGCCATTCCCTCTGAATTAATTGAAAGTGAATTGTTCGGTCACGAAAAAGGTTCGTTCACATCGGCGATCAAACAACGGATCGGTAAGTTTGAACAGGCAAGCGGCGGTACGCTGTTCCTGGATGAAATCGGCGACATGAGCCTTTCCGCACAGGCTAAAGTATTACGTGCCTTGCAGGAAAATACCATCACACGGGTAGGCGGAGAAAAAGAAATTAAAGTAGATGTGCGTATCCTTGCGGCTACCAATAAAAACCTTCAGAAAGAAATAGCTGAAGGACGTTTCAGAGAAGATTTGTTTCACCGCATCAATGTTATTCCTATTGAAGTTCCCGCATTAAAAGATCGTGCAGATGATATTCCATTATTGATCGAACATTTTTTAGCCATTGTAGCAGATGATTATGGAACAACGCCTAAGAAAATTGATGCAAAAGCCGTTGCTGAATTAAAAAGCCTCCCATGGACTGGAAATATCCGGGAATTGAAAAATGTAGTTGAACGTCTGGTAATTATGAGTGATAAAACAATTACACTCGAAGATGTTAAGACCTATGTAAAATAG
- a CDS encoding CmpA/NrtA family ABC transporter substrate-binding protein, with protein sequence MKKINYVIKAAAFGLLVAALNSCGGSETADQTTGDTSAATALAIEKPQLKIGFIKLTDMAPLAIAKEMGFFEEEGLFVTLEAQSNWKNVLDRVIDGELDGSHMLAGQPIAASSGFGRQAELVTPFSMDLNGNAITVSNDVWAMMKPNIPKDAHGKPVHPIKADALKPVVDSYKKQNKPFKMAITFPVSTHNYEIRYWLAAGGLNPGMYTAENVEGQVGAEVMLSVTPPPQMTATMEAGTIFGYCVGEPWNQQAVFKQVGVPVITDIEIWKNNPEKVFGMTKKFVEENPNTAIAITKALIKAGKWLDDPANRAKAVGILSKPAYVGADSIVIANSMTGTFEFEKGDKREAADFNVFFKYNATYPFYSDAVWYLTQMRRWGQITESKPDAWYDATARKVYRPDVWMSAAKLLVQEGVLKESDLPSNTGYKPATADFIDGTEYDGTKPNEYLKKFKIGNK encoded by the coding sequence ATGAAAAAAATAAACTATGTTATAAAAGCCGCTGCATTCGGATTGCTTGTAGCCGCCTTAAACAGCTGCGGAGGCAGTGAAACGGCTGATCAAACAACGGGCGATACATCTGCTGCAACAGCACTTGCTATTGAAAAGCCGCAGTTGAAAATCGGCTTTATAAAACTTACAGATATGGCTCCTTTAGCTATTGCAAAAGAAATGGGTTTCTTTGAAGAGGAAGGATTATTTGTAACGCTTGAAGCACAATCTAACTGGAAAAATGTGTTAGATCGGGTGATTGACGGAGAACTGGATGGCTCGCACATGCTGGCTGGTCAGCCTATTGCAGCAAGCTCCGGATTTGGCCGCCAGGCGGAATTGGTAACGCCGTTTTCAATGGATCTGAATGGTAATGCAATTACTGTATCAAACGATGTGTGGGCAATGATGAAACCAAACATTCCCAAAGATGCACACGGTAAACCGGTACACCCGATTAAAGCAGATGCCTTAAAGCCTGTGGTTGATTCGTATAAAAAACAAAACAAACCATTTAAGATGGCCATTACGTTTCCGGTTTCAACGCATAATTATGAAATCAGATATTGGCTGGCAGCCGGCGGTTTGAATCCGGGGATGTATACAGCAGAAAATGTAGAAGGACAGGTAGGCGCTGAAGTGATGTTGTCTGTAACGCCTCCTCCGCAAATGACGGCTACTATGGAAGCAGGAACAATTTTTGGATACTGCGTAGGCGAGCCCTGGAATCAGCAGGCTGTATTCAAACAAGTGGGTGTGCCTGTAATAACAGATATTGAAATCTGGAAAAATAATCCCGAGAAAGTATTTGGTATGACAAAAAAGTTTGTAGAAGAAAATCCCAACACTGCCATTGCTATTACCAAAGCATTGATCAAAGCAGGTAAATGGCTGGATGATCCGGCAAACAGAGCAAAGGCTGTTGGTATTCTTTCCAAACCTGCTTACGTGGGTGCTGATTCTATTGTGATTGCAAACTCCATGACAGGCACATTTGAATTTGAAAAAGGTGATAAAAGAGAAGCAGCAGATTTTAATGTGTTCTTCAAATACAATGCAACGTATCCATTCTATTCAGATGCTGTTTGGTACTTGACGCAGATGAGACGTTGGGGACAGATCACGGAATCTAAGCCGGATGCCTGGTATGATGCAACAGCAAGAAAGGTATACAGGCCGGATGTATGGATGTCTGCAGCAAAACTATTGGTTCAGGAAGGTGTATTGAAAGAAAGTGATCTTCCTTCAAATACTGGCTACAAGCCTGCCACAGCTGATTTTATTGATGGTACAGAGTATGATGGTACAAAACCAAATGAATATCTGAAAAAATTTAAAATAGGGAATAAGTAA
- a CDS encoding ABC transporter ATP-binding protein — MALLELRNVSKGYGTGSNRTEVLKNINLTIEEGEFIAVVGFTGSGKTTLISLIAGLIEPDEGEVLLNGVKITGPGPDRGMVFQNYSLLPWLSVRGNILLAVDSVFPLMSAKEKNAYVKKYVAMVNLLPALNKTPSELSGGMRQRVSVARALAMDPRILLLDEPLSALDALTRGSLQDEISRIWEQDKKTVLLITNDVDEGIYLADRIIPLKPGPNATLGPIFSVELERPRDKKALNHNAVFKALRNTVNTYLMNVGAEAKKGSGARTYILPEAQPLDLLGPTGVPYSLRRLVS; from the coding sequence ATGGCATTATTGGAATTAAGAAACGTAAGCAAAGGGTATGGTACAGGCAGTAATCGTACAGAAGTATTAAAAAATATAAATCTTACCATTGAAGAAGGCGAATTTATTGCAGTTGTTGGTTTTACAGGCAGCGGAAAAACAACATTGATCAGCCTGATTGCTGGCTTGATTGAACCGGATGAAGGAGAAGTGTTATTAAACGGAGTGAAGATAACAGGGCCGGGGCCGGATAGAGGAATGGTCTTTCAAAATTATTCGTTGCTGCCCTGGCTTTCTGTGCGGGGCAATATATTGCTGGCTGTTGATTCTGTTTTTCCGCTTATGTCTGCAAAAGAAAAAAATGCATATGTTAAAAAATATGTTGCTATGGTAAATTTACTGCCTGCGCTGAATAAAACACCTTCAGAACTTTCCGGCGGTATGCGCCAGCGTGTTTCAGTTGCACGTGCGTTGGCAATGGATCCCAGGATATTGTTACTGGATGAACCGCTTAGCGCGCTGGATGCCTTAACCAGAGGTTCGCTTCAGGATGAGATCAGCCGTATCTGGGAACAGGATAAAAAAACAGTTTTACTGATCACAAATGATGTCGATGAAGGAATATACCTGGCTGATCGCATCATTCCGTTAAAGCCCGGGCCGAATGCCACACTGGGGCCAATCTTTTCGGTAGAGCTGGAACGGCCGCGTGATAAAAAAGCACTGAATCACAATGCTGTATTTAAAGCACTGCGAAATACCGTAAATACCTATTTAATGAATGTTGGTGCTGAAGCTAAAAAGGGTTCAGGCGCCAGGACATACATCTTACCCGAAGCGCAGCCTTTAGACTTGTTGGGGCCTACAGGAGTTCCCTATTCATTAAGAAGATTGGTGAGCTGA
- a CDS encoding cryptochrome/photolyase family protein — protein MNEVVVFWFRRDLRLTDNAGLFQALTSGYAVLPVFIFDINILNALEHKNDARVEFIHDTIQSLKNELQKIHSDMEVYHATPAEAFEQLVKKYTVKAIYTNTDYEPAAIKRDNEISDWAAQQQIAFKSFKDQVIFEKNEILTDTGAPYRVYTPYKNKWLKKLTENPVTHSPSEKHTDAFLRMEAKPIVTLKQLGFTPSSIQIPPLETLRKTIQEYDKTRDYPYLEHGTSLLGIHFRFGTISIREKVVKALPLNATWLSELIWREFFMQLLFHFPHVVTESFQSKFNRLEWRYSQADFEKWCTGKTGYPLVDAGMRELNTTGHMHNRVRMVVASFLTKHLFIDWRWGEAYFAQKLLDYDLSANNGNWQWAAGTGADAQPYFRIFNPISQQEKFDPDFIYIKKWVPEFGTSSYIEPIIEHKKATERAKLLFSVLKN, from the coding sequence ATGAATGAAGTTGTAGTTTTTTGGTTTCGCAGAGATTTACGGTTAACAGATAATGCTGGATTATTTCAGGCTTTAACAAGCGGTTATGCCGTTTTACCTGTATTCATATTTGATATCAACATACTGAATGCACTGGAACATAAAAATGATGCGCGTGTTGAGTTTATTCACGATACCATTCAATCGCTTAAAAATGAGTTGCAGAAAATACATTCCGATATGGAAGTATATCACGCAACACCTGCAGAAGCGTTTGAACAGCTGGTAAAAAAATATACTGTTAAAGCCATTTATACCAATACGGATTATGAACCTGCGGCAATTAAGCGGGACAATGAAATAAGCGATTGGGCAGCGCAGCAGCAGATAGCTTTCAAATCATTTAAGGATCAGGTAATTTTTGAAAAGAATGAAATACTGACCGATACAGGTGCGCCTTACCGCGTATACACACCTTACAAAAATAAGTGGTTAAAGAAATTAACTGAAAATCCGGTTACGCACTCCCCTTCCGAAAAACATACCGATGCTTTTCTTCGTATGGAAGCCAAACCAATTGTGACTCTCAAACAACTTGGTTTCACACCTTCATCCATTCAGATACCGCCGTTAGAAACCCTGCGTAAGACCATTCAGGAATACGATAAAACCAGAGACTACCCGTACCTGGAACATGGCACCTCTTTATTGGGTATACACTTCAGGTTTGGGACCATCAGTATCCGGGAAAAAGTGGTTAAAGCATTGCCGTTGAATGCAACATGGCTGAGCGAATTGATCTGGCGCGAGTTCTTTATGCAGCTGCTGTTTCATTTCCCTCATGTAGTAACCGAATCGTTTCAGTCAAAATTCAACCGCTTGGAATGGCGTTACTCTCAAGCCGATTTTGAAAAATGGTGTACGGGCAAAACCGGATACCCACTGGTAGATGCAGGCATGCGGGAGTTGAATACTACCGGCCACATGCATAACCGCGTACGTATGGTTGTTGCCAGTTTTTTAACGAAACATTTGTTTATTGACTGGCGCTGGGGGGAAGCATATTTCGCACAAAAATTACTGGACTACGATCTGTCTGCAAATAACGGAAACTGGCAGTGGGCAGCCGGAACAGGCGCAGATGCGCAACCGTATTTCCGCATATTCAATCCGATTTCACAACAGGAGAAATTTGATCCCGATTTTATTTATATAAAAAAATGGGTGCCTGAGTTTGGAACTTCTTCGTATATTGAACCTATAATCGAACATAAAAAAGCAACAGAACGGGCAAAACTGCTTTTTTCTGTATTAAAAAATTAA
- the mscL gene encoding large conductance mechanosensitive channel protein MscL: protein MSFIGEFKAFAMRGNVVDLAVGVIIGGAFGKIVSSMVDDLIMPIVSIFMGDKGFKDKFFVFGNQTFESLAKAKEAGVPVFAYGNFIQTVIDFTILAFVIFLMVKGMNNLKKKEEAAAPAPVPAEPTKEEQLLTEIRDLLKK from the coding sequence ATGAGTTTTATTGGTGAATTTAAAGCCTTCGCCATGCGGGGCAATGTGGTAGATCTGGCAGTCGGTGTGATTATCGGTGGAGCATTTGGTAAAATTGTATCTTCGATGGTTGATGATCTGATTATGCCGATCGTGAGTATTTTCATGGGCGATAAAGGTTTTAAAGATAAATTTTTTGTTTTCGGTAATCAGACCTTCGAAAGTCTGGCAAAAGCTAAAGAAGCCGGTGTCCCTGTATTTGCTTATGGTAATTTTATACAAACAGTTATTGACTTTACCATTTTAGCATTTGTGATTTTTTTAATGGTAAAAGGAATGAATAACCTGAAGAAGAAAGAAGAAGCGGCAGCACCTGCGCCTGTACCTGCTGAACCAACAAAAGAAGAACAACTGTTAACAGAGATCAGAGACTTGTTGAAAAAATAA
- a CDS encoding DUF2279 domain-containing protein — MNNVYKHIICLLLILCLFNSLQAQDSVIFKKQRFIPIVTLAGATYVGSMYGLYQSWYKDYPSEHFHFFNDNSEWMQMDKAGHYFTSFQLSRIPADVLSWTGTKRKRAIWYGTATGFVFQSTIEVFDGFSSEWGFSLGDMTANTLGCATLLTQYLAWNELRIIPKFSYHHTSYSSVSPDLLGDTPIQQLLKDYNGQTYWLSFNIRKLTQQDFFWPKWLCASVGYGADAMVRGNISESNSEGYYPYRQVYLSLDIDFQSIRTRSKFLKTVFYTVNLIKVPMPTLEFNKHGLNMHGLYF; from the coding sequence ATGAATAATGTATACAAACACATTATATGTCTGTTACTGATCTTATGCCTATTCAATTCATTACAGGCACAGGATTCCGTTATCTTTAAAAAACAACGGTTCATACCGATTGTAACCCTTGCCGGTGCTACCTATGTGGGCAGTATGTATGGTTTATATCAGTCGTGGTATAAAGATTATCCTTCCGAACATTTTCATTTTTTCAATGACAACAGCGAGTGGATGCAGATGGATAAAGCAGGTCATTATTTTACCTCCTTTCAATTAAGCCGCATACCTGCAGATGTACTATCCTGGACAGGAACGAAAAGAAAACGTGCAATCTGGTATGGAACAGCAACAGGTTTTGTATTTCAATCTACCATTGAAGTATTTGATGGTTTCTCTTCTGAATGGGGGTTTTCATTGGGTGATATGACTGCCAATACATTGGGCTGTGCTACCCTATTGACGCAATATTTAGCATGGAATGAACTGCGTATTATCCCAAAGTTCTCTTACCATCATACATCCTATTCTTCAGTAAGTCCCGATCTGCTGGGCGATACACCGATACAGCAGTTATTAAAAGATTATAACGGACAAACCTATTGGCTTTCTTTTAATATCCGCAAGTTAACGCAGCAGGATTTCTTCTGGCCGAAATGGCTTTGTGCATCTGTTGGCTATGGCGCCGATGCTATGGTTCGCGGAAATATTTCAGAAAGCAATTCGGAAGGTTATTATCCATACCGGCAAGTGTATCTATCTCTTGATATAGACTTTCAAAGTATACGTACGCGTAGTAAATTCTTAAAGACAGTATTTTATACCGTCAATTTAATTAAAGTCCCTATGCCAACGCTTGAATTCAATAAGCATGGCCTTAACATGCATGGGTTATATTTCTAA